Proteins found in one Sardina pilchardus chromosome 3, fSarPil1.1, whole genome shotgun sequence genomic segment:
- the c3h10orf88 gene encoding ATPase PAAT, with protein MSEQMKTSEDGVISGRISWALRSEDCHICDVIKTHQEDNLQEVDTSVRSDDAPLYLDQVDDTPCVITLQCAPTPRSVITALLVVSEARTIEVYSASGDYCGTCRGEQDPSINPEGTTENRPFYRKHLKLECPTTSCEVKLLSLGGRASVGIAGVHVAVQVLEPTEPQQQVGTGGSIDLQQVQTMMEEMGTTLSPGAQHLMDMVQFQQKSKADSMASFFPLLMGSGVFSGLSKGASVPSPPTARAPPPSPSPSPSPSPFPFGALAHPPALPTAGQDNASLSESAAPGTAGHRPCPTPTPSASLSASARASLPPAGMSQGKLAEVMSALMRAPAGQHCAAATVPDLLPLLQSVCCQVAQLRMDDSAAIAQGKAHAPNGPPEVHVCCRGLEEALERHLQQMEARLKEHLDLRLDSLEHKLDSVLQHVLQPPTQPS; from the exons ATGTCTGAACAAATGAAGACGAGTGAAGATGGTGTCATTTCAGGACGCATATCATGGGCACTCAGGTCAGAAGATTGTCATATATGCGATGTGATAAAGACACACCAAGAGGATAATCTTCAGGAAGTGGACACCTCTGTTAGAAGCGA CGATGCGCCTCTGTACCTGGACCAGGTGGATGACACGCCATGCGTAATTACGCTCCAGTGCGCCCCAACACCTCGCAGCGTTATCACCGCTCTCCTGGTGGTCAGCGAGGCGCGGACCATAGAGGTGTACTCGGCATCCGGGGACTACTGCGGCACTTGCCGTGGGGAGCAAGACCCCAGCATCAACCCTGAAGG AACTACAGAGAACAGACCTTTCTACAGGAAACACTTGAAGTTAGAGTGCCCCACTACGTCCTGTGAAGTGAAG CTGCTGTCTCTTGGAGGGCGTGCCAGTGTGGGCATCGCTGGCGTCCACGTGGCGGTGCAGGTCCTGGAGCCCACGGAACCGCAGCAGCAGGTGGGCACGGGTGGCAGCATCGACCTGCAGCAGGTGCAGACCATGATGGAGGAGATGGGCACCACCCTCTCACCAGGGGCACAGCACCTTATGGACATGGTGCAGTTCCAACAGAAG AGCAAAGCGGACAGCATGGCGAGCTTCTTCCCGCTCCTGATGGGCAGCGGCGTGTTCTCTGGGCTGAGTAAAGGAGCGTCTGTTCCGTCGCCCCCCACGGCGcgcgccccccctccctccccctcgccCTCGCCCTCCCCGTCTCCGTTCCCCTTCGGCGCGCTCGCCCATCCCCCCGCGCTGCCCACGGCCGGCCAGGACAATGCGTCCCTCTCAGAGTCCGCCGCGCCGGGCACCGCCGGGCACCGCCCATGCCCGACCCCGACCCCGAGCGCGAGCCTGTCCGCGTCTGCCCGTGCCAGCCTGCCGCCCGCGGGCATGAGCCAGGGCAAGTTGGCGGAGGTGATGTCAGCGCTGATGCGCGCGCCCGCCGGGCAGCACTGTGCCGCCGCTACTGTGCCCgacctgctgccgctgctgcagaGCGTCTGCTGCCAGGTGGCGCAACTCCGCATGGACGACTCCGCCGCCATCGCCCAGGGCAAGGCCCACGCGCCCAACGGCCCGCC ggaGGTGCACGTGTGTTGCCGTGGCCTGGAGGAGGCGCTAGAGAGGCATCTACAGCAGATGGAGGCGCGGCTGAAGGAGCACCTGGACCTGCGGCTGGACTCTCTGGAGCATAAGCTGGACTCGGTTCTGCAGCACGTTCTCCAGCCGCCCACACAGCCCAGCTGA